A genomic region of Nymphaea colorata isolate Beijing-Zhang1983 chromosome 2, ASM883128v2, whole genome shotgun sequence contains the following coding sequences:
- the LOC116247411 gene encoding uncharacterized protein LOC116247411 gives MDIDIEVRGSIVGTQPPQGRGNQIKIGFFLKDTLMVLGADGRVKKSQCCYEQKTITIYSSQVNDLDSIKQLAYRTLHDDMDMDPQAAEDAKSEVATTIRDKVLSIRNNIQSLRTILLEIHVECTIEIRNEEADEPSGEHGYNRLVERLDDDNCAICHSEFSLPGDIAVTTCHHTFHRLCLFQWLYRGTYTCPICRADLAPIVGGPITF, from the coding sequence ATGGATATTGACATCGAGGTGAGGGGCTCCATTGTTGGAACACAGCCTCCCCAAGGGAGGGGGAACCAAATAAAGATAGGGTTCTTCCTCAAAGATACACTCATGGTCCTTGGCGCAGATGGTAGGGTGAAAAAGAGCCAATGCTGCTATGAGCAGAAGACCATCACCATTTATTCCTCACAAGTTAATGACTTGGATAGTATCAAGCAACTGGCCTATCGGACACTCCATGACGACATGGATATGGATCCACAGGCAGCAGAGGATGCGAAATCTGAGGTTGCCACTACCATTAGGGACAAGGTCCTATCAATCAGGAACAACATCCAATCTCTTCGGACAATCTTACTGGAGATCCATGTAGAATGTACGATAGAGATAAGGAATGAAGAGGCTGATGAACCCAGTGGCGAACATGGCTACAATCGGCTCGTCGAGCGCCTTGACGATGATAACTGTGCCATATGCCACAGCGAGTTCAGCTTGCCCGGTGACATCGCCGTAACCACATGTCACCATACTTTTCATCGCTTATGTCTTTTCCAGTGGTTGTACCGTGGAACATACACCTGCCCAATCTGCCGAGCCGACCTGGCTCCCATCGTTGGTGGCCCAATTACATTTTGA